In Clostridium swellfunianum, a genomic segment contains:
- a CDS encoding cytidine deaminase family protein — translation MTFDELYEIAKNTLNPRKISAKSYAGSVAAAILTESGKVYTGVCIDTPSSMGFCAEHAAIASMITAGENRIVKLVSVYKDETIIPPCGRCREFICQIHDENNNCAVMIDKDTVVTIGNLLPYHR, via the coding sequence ATGACATTTGATGAATTATATGAAATTGCTAAAAATACATTAAATCCAAGAAAAATTTCAGCAAAGTCCTATGCCGGTTCTGTTGCAGCAGCAATTTTGACTGAAAGTGGGAAAGTTTATACTGGTGTATGTATAGACACACCTTCCTCTATGGGATTTTGCGCAGAGCATGCTGCAATTGCGTCAATGATTACTGCTGGAGAAAACAGAATAGTTAAACTGGTTTCGGTTTATAAAGACGAAACAATAATACCACCTTGTGGAAGATGCAGAGAATTTATTTGTCAAATTCACGATGAAAATAATAATTGTGCTGTAATGATAGATAAAGACACAGTAGTTACTATTGGTAATTTATTGCCCTATCATAGGTAA
- a CDS encoding GNAT family N-acetyltransferase, with protein sequence MNTKATCPNLETPRLLLRKLSLEDADDLFVVFSDEETTNHVPREKHEDKMVTSNHLENLIKRMDEGISFVWSVVDKTDNKVIGTVNLYFKEDRAASIGAVINSECWGKGIATEALKEIVSFGFDNMKLIRIEGKCESNNAASEKMLKKLGMSYEGTLRKEVIIRGIPRDAKVYSILNEEYNALGTN encoded by the coding sequence TTGAATACAAAAGCTACTTGTCCAAATTTAGAAACACCACGGTTGCTATTAAGAAAATTATCATTAGAAGATGCTGATGATTTATTTGTAGTTTTTTCTGATGAAGAAACTACAAATCATGTACCAAGAGAGAAACATGAAGATAAGATGGTAACAAGTAATCATCTAGAGAACTTGATTAAAAGAATGGACGAGGGAATATCCTTTGTGTGGTCAGTTGTTGATAAGACTGATAACAAAGTGATAGGAACTGTAAACTTGTATTTTAAAGAAGATAGAGCAGCCTCAATAGGTGCAGTTATTAACAGCGAATGTTGGGGAAAAGGTATTGCAACTGAAGCATTAAAAGAAATTGTTAGTTTTGGCTTTGATAATATGAAGCTAATACGAATTGAAGGAAAATGTGAATCAAATAATGCCGCCTCCGAAAAAATGTTAAAAAAATTAGGTATGAGCTATGAGGGAACTTTAAGAAAAGAAGTGATAATTAGAGGAATACCTAGAGATGCTAAAGTGTACTCAATATTAAACGAAGAATACAATGCTTTAGGAACAAATTAA
- a CDS encoding DUF2812 domain-containing protein, with translation MEKYYRFFGGFVDTQEHWLNQMACKGYRLKKTGKVVYEFEECQPNEYQYAVEFVAHKSYKSAKEYGDFLESFGYNIFFKNINLNFSVGKIKWRPFGSGMGQISTNPGSYNKELFIVEKRNDGKKFKLHTTNTDKANYFKPLRNAWMTYTIMLLIFAVWQYIDKGLVTYEVIMFFILGLLCAVPMIKYQKRITTFSALSNIEE, from the coding sequence ATGGAAAAATATTACCGATTTTTTGGCGGATTCGTGGATACTCAGGAACATTGGTTAAACCAAATGGCATGTAAAGGGTATAGATTGAAAAAGACTGGAAAAGTGGTCTATGAATTTGAAGAATGTCAGCCCAATGAATACCAATATGCTGTTGAATTCGTTGCACATAAAAGCTATAAAAGTGCTAAAGAATATGGGGATTTTCTTGAAAGTTTCGGCTATAATATATTCTTCAAAAATATCAATTTAAATTTCTCAGTTGGCAAAATAAAATGGAGACCTTTTGGAAGTGGTATGGGGCAGATTTCTACTAATCCCGGAAGCTATAACAAAGAATTATTTATTGTTGAAAAGAGAAATGATGGCAAGAAGTTTAAACTGCATACTACTAATACTGATAAAGCTAACTATTTTAAACCATTAAGAAATGCATGGATGACATATACAATAATGCTTTTAATTTTTGCTGTGTGGCAGTATATAGACAAAGGACTAGTGACCTATGAGGTGATTATGTTTTTTATTTTAGGATTGTTATGCGCAGTACCAATGATAAAGTATCAAAAAAGAATTACTACCTTTTCTGCTCTCTCTAATATTGAGGAATAA
- a CDS encoding adenosine deaminase has product MDKNFEIHLKERSLERLSSISKSDIHSHAGRGGKVDYISSWAKAEITQPPRKFESLNHMQSWYSDNIKIYCPGLQGHLKRWEAAFAQASKDNITVLALSFAASEIDFVGGMESFIKILKEYNQQFAPNTTFLPELTFDRACDTEDEFSKLDEILSYDFFKSVDICCDEFAQPIRNFKKIFRKAKEYSLRLKAHVGEFGSADDVMEAVEELELNEVHHGIAAAESNYIMKWLADHKIQLNICPSSNVMLGIVESYAVHPIRKIYHAGIPVTINTDDLLIFNQTISQEYLNLYTANLMTAEELNKVREIGLKEASYYVE; this is encoded by the coding sequence TTGGATAAAAATTTTGAGATACATCTAAAAGAAAGATCGCTGGAAAGATTAAGCTCTATTTCTAAAAGCGATATTCATAGCCATGCTGGTCGAGGTGGAAAGGTGGATTATATTTCTTCCTGGGCAAAGGCAGAAATAACTCAGCCGCCAAGGAAATTTGAGTCTTTAAATCATATGCAGAGTTGGTACTCTGATAATATCAAGATTTATTGCCCTGGCTTACAAGGACATTTAAAGCGTTGGGAGGCAGCTTTTGCACAAGCCTCAAAGGATAATATCACTGTTTTGGCTTTAAGCTTTGCTGCTTCTGAAATAGACTTTGTTGGAGGGATGGAGTCTTTTATTAAGATACTGAAAGAGTATAACCAGCAATTTGCACCTAACACAACATTTTTGCCTGAGCTTACATTTGACAGAGCATGCGATACAGAAGATGAGTTTTCAAAGCTTGATGAAATACTTTCATACGATTTTTTTAAATCAGTAGATATTTGTTGTGATGAATTTGCTCAACCTATAAGAAACTTTAAAAAAATTTTTAGGAAGGCTAAAGAATATTCTCTTAGGTTAAAAGCTCATGTGGGAGAGTTCGGAAGTGCTGACGATGTAATGGAAGCTGTCGAAGAACTGGAACTTAATGAGGTTCATCATGGAATTGCTGCAGCAGAATCAAACTATATAATGAAATGGCTAGCTGACCATAAGATTCAATTAAACATTTGTCCAAGCAGTAACGTAATGCTTGGCATTGTAGAAAGCTATGCAGTTCATCCTATTCGAAAAATATACCATGCAGGAATCCCTGTTACTATAAACACGGATGACTTGTTGATTTTTAATCAAACTATATCGCAAGAATATCTTAATCTTTATACTGCTAATTTAATGACCGCTGAAGAGCTAAACAAAGTTAGAGAAATAGGATTAAAAGAGGCAAGCTACTATGTCGAATAG
- the bglX gene encoding beta-glucosidase BglX, translated as MNREKLIELLEDMSLEEKIDQLLQVCSYYYEKEGVLTGPDNTAGFSEEEIQNAGSVLGGGGAKLLRRIQENYMKKQPHHIPLLFMADVINGYRTIFPIPLAQGATFNPEIVEKAAAISAKESAASGLHLTFSPMVDLVRDARWGRVMESTGEDTFLNSCLSRAMVEGYQGKGELKEKGRIAACVKHFAGYGAPMAGRDYNTVELSERTLREDYLPAYKAGVDAGCATVMTSFNTLDRVPSTGNKKLMRDILRGEMGFDGVLISDWAAIEELIHHGMAADKKEAAALAMEAGVDIDMMTTCYCGNLKKLVEERKIDEALINEAVMRILELKNKLGLFENPYKDASEADEAEIILCKEHRETAKNAAIESMVLLKNDNILPLQKEGQSIAVIGPHAHNKWISGVWSIFAKIDENVTVQEGIKNLGIDNVTFAKGCGFIDPDSGIDTYHKNQNILEDNKAAEKLLEEAIENAKKAEVVVMPLGEIAIQSGEASSRASIDIPKVQMDLFEKIYEVNKNIVVVLFNGRPLTIKSISEKAKAVLEVWLPGTEGGNAIAEVLFGDANPSGKLSMSFPYSVGQVPVYYSEFHTGRPYSDEQKNVKYLSKYLDIPNAPLYPFGYGLSYTNFNISEVILNKREFSKGESIEASILIKNTGKVTGKEVVQMYIQDKKASVARPVRQLKGFQKVELQPGEERKVTFTITEEMLRFYDINMNFTSEKGEFVVYVGNDSRTQNKREFVLV; from the coding sequence ATGAATAGAGAAAAGCTTATAGAATTACTAGAAGACATGTCGCTGGAAGAAAAAATTGATCAACTCTTGCAAGTATGCAGCTATTATTATGAGAAAGAAGGAGTTCTAACTGGGCCTGATAATACAGCTGGTTTTTCTGAAGAAGAAATTCAAAATGCTGGATCAGTACTTGGTGGAGGTGGAGCAAAGCTTTTACGAAGAATTCAAGAAAATTATATGAAGAAGCAGCCTCATCACATTCCACTTCTTTTTATGGCAGATGTGATTAATGGTTATCGTACTATTTTCCCAATTCCTCTTGCTCAAGGTGCTACCTTTAACCCAGAAATAGTTGAGAAAGCAGCAGCCATTTCCGCAAAGGAATCAGCAGCCTCAGGACTTCACCTAACATTTTCGCCTATGGTGGATTTGGTTAGAGATGCGAGATGGGGAAGGGTTATGGAATCAACTGGAGAAGATACTTTTTTAAATAGCTGTCTTTCAAGAGCGATGGTAGAAGGCTATCAAGGAAAAGGTGAGCTTAAAGAAAAAGGCAGGATTGCCGCCTGCGTAAAACATTTTGCAGGTTATGGTGCTCCAATGGCAGGTAGAGATTACAATACTGTCGAGTTATCAGAAAGAACTTTAAGAGAAGATTATTTGCCAGCTTATAAGGCGGGTGTAGATGCTGGCTGTGCTACAGTCATGACTTCCTTCAATACTTTAGACCGTGTACCATCTACAGGCAATAAAAAGCTTATGCGAGATATTTTAAGAGGTGAGATGGGATTTGATGGTGTACTTATTTCAGATTGGGCAGCAATCGAAGAATTAATTCACCATGGAATGGCGGCAGACAAAAAGGAAGCTGCAGCACTTGCAATGGAAGCAGGCGTTGATATAGATATGATGACAACATGCTACTGCGGAAACTTGAAAAAATTAGTTGAAGAAAGAAAGATAGATGAAGCACTTATTAATGAAGCAGTTATGAGAATTCTCGAATTGAAAAATAAGTTAGGTCTATTTGAAAATCCATACAAAGATGCAAGTGAAGCAGATGAGGCAGAGATTATATTATGTAAGGAACATCGAGAGACGGCAAAAAATGCTGCTATCGAGTCAATGGTTTTATTGAAAAATGATAATATACTTCCGCTGCAAAAGGAAGGTCAAAGTATTGCAGTAATAGGACCTCATGCCCATAATAAATGGATATCCGGCGTATGGTCCATATTCGCCAAGATAGATGAAAATGTGACGGTTCAAGAGGGAATAAAGAACCTTGGAATAGATAATGTAACCTTTGCAAAAGGGTGTGGCTTTATTGATCCTGATAGTGGAATAGACACTTATCATAAGAATCAAAATATATTAGAGGATAATAAAGCTGCTGAGAAGCTGCTAGAGGAAGCGATAGAAAATGCAAAAAAAGCTGAAGTAGTAGTAATGCCTTTAGGTGAAATTGCCATTCAATCCGGAGAGGCTTCCAGTAGGGCAAGTATTGATATTCCTAAAGTTCAGATGGATTTGTTTGAAAAAATATACGAAGTAAACAAAAATATCGTTGTAGTACTATTTAACGGAAGACCGCTTACAATTAAGTCTATCAGCGAGAAAGCAAAAGCTGTTTTGGAAGTTTGGCTTCCGGGAACAGAAGGGGGAAATGCAATTGCGGAGGTTTTATTTGGTGATGCAAACCCTTCAGGCAAGCTTTCTATGAGTTTTCCTTATAGCGTTGGACAAGTTCCTGTGTATTATAGTGAATTTCATACAGGAAGACCCTATTCCGATGAGCAAAAAAATGTGAAATATCTTTCTAAGTATCTTGATATCCCTAATGCACCTTTATATCCTTTTGGTTATGGGCTTTCCTATACTAATTTCAATATATCAGAAGTTATATTGAATAAAAGGGAATTTAGTAAAGGAGAAAGTATTGAGGCTTCAATCCTTATTAAGAATACGGGCAAGGTTACTGGTAAAGAAGTAGTTCAAATGTATATTCAAGATAAAAAAGCAAGTGTAGCAAGACCGGTACGACAACTAAAAGGCTTCCAGAAAGTAGAGCTACAGCCTGGAGAAGAAAGAAAAGTGACATTTACAATAACTGAAGAAATGCTAAGATTCTATGATATTAATATGAACTTTACCAGTGAAAAGGGTGAGTTTGTTGTTTACGTTGGAAATGACAGCCGTACACAAAATAAACGGGAGTTTGTTTTAGTGTAA
- a CDS encoding NUDIX hydrolase codes for MEDRDLTFKTDNGKFNYRVGAIIISDKKLLMVKNDSAPYYYSVGGRVKLNETSEEAVVRETLEETGIEFEVDRLAFLHEHFFQEEITKEYYHEIALFYLMRVPSDMKLLCASYGEQGAKEHLHWLPLENLDSYHLYPEFFKIKLSSSLDGIEHIISKV; via the coding sequence ATGGAAGATCGAGATTTAACCTTTAAAACTGATAACGGGAAGTTTAATTATAGGGTTGGTGCAATTATTATAAGTGATAAAAAATTACTTATGGTGAAAAATGACAGTGCACCGTATTACTATTCAGTTGGCGGAAGAGTGAAATTAAATGAAACCTCTGAAGAAGCTGTAGTTCGTGAGACACTTGAAGAAACAGGCATAGAATTTGAAGTTGATAGATTAGCCTTTCTTCATGAACACTTTTTTCAAGAAGAAATAACTAAGGAATATTATCATGAAATTGCTCTTTTTTATTTAATGAGAGTGCCTTCCGATATGAAACTTCTCTGTGCAAGCTATGGTGAGCAAGGTGCGAAAGAACATTTACACTGGTTGCCTCTTGAGAATTTGGACAGCTATCACCTTTATCCTGAATTTTTTAAAATTAAATTATCAAGCAGCCTAGATGGGATTGAACATATTATTTCAAAAGTATAA
- a CDS encoding DeoR/GlpR family DNA-binding transcription regulator: MFTEERLEQILNILSKNGRVKVKELSELFNVSESMIRKDLKRLEEDGVLQRTYGGAILNRKFSKSSPIDTRIKANLDIKEVIAEKAFELIVDGDVVFLECSSINFYLAKLIANSNKKITLITNMSIIPPLFNNNETIKLICIGGVYDNKSGGVLGSEAISSISKYTFNKGFVGSAGVNLITNSVHTASLEDGNAKELVVSNSKEAFLLVEKEKFDIDSTYRFAHLEEFSAVITDSNLSDEIRYKLKKLNVKLI, translated from the coding sequence ATGTTTACTGAAGAGAGACTGGAACAAATTTTAAATATACTTAGTAAAAATGGTAGAGTTAAGGTAAAAGAGCTTAGTGAACTATTTAATGTTTCAGAAAGCATGATAAGAAAGGATTTAAAAAGGCTAGAAGAGGATGGTGTTCTTCAAAGGACCTATGGTGGAGCCATCTTAAATAGAAAGTTTTCCAAAAGCAGCCCTATTGATACTAGGATTAAAGCAAATTTAGACATCAAGGAAGTAATAGCAGAAAAAGCTTTTGAGCTTATAGTAGATGGAGATGTAGTTTTTTTAGAATGCTCAAGCATTAATTTTTATCTAGCAAAATTGATAGCAAATAGTAATAAAAAAATAACACTGATTACTAATATGTCAATAATACCTCCGCTATTTAATAATAATGAAACTATAAAACTAATATGTATAGGTGGAGTGTATGATAACAAGTCTGGAGGGGTTCTGGGCTCGGAGGCTATTAGTAGTATATCAAAATATACCTTTAATAAAGGTTTTGTGGGAAGTGCAGGTGTTAACTTAATTACAAATAGCGTACATACTGCATCCTTAGAAGATGGTAATGCTAAGGAACTTGTTGTATCCAACAGCAAGGAAGCGTTTTTGCTTGTGGAAAAAGAAAAGTTTGATATAGACAGCACCTATAGATTTGCACACTTAGAAGAGTTTAGTGCTGTAATAACCGATTCAAACCTTTCTGATGAGATTAGATATAAGCTGAAAAAGTTAAATGTTAAGTTAATATAG
- a CDS encoding Vat family streptogramin A O-acetyltransferase translates to MSKSLQYGPDPSTIYPNEAIRSVCYIKNVITRPNIIVGDYTYYSDINGAENFQEHVTHHYEFIGDKLIIGKFCAIAQGVEFIMNGANHRMNSVTTYPFNIMGNGWEKAMPSLEDLALKGDTVIGNDVWIGQNVTIMPGIHIGDGAIIAANSVVTKNVPPYHIAGGNPIRIIKKRFEDEFIIYLLELKWWDWSAEKIFSNLEILCSSDLDKIKSIEK, encoded by the coding sequence ATGAGTAAAAGCTTACAATACGGTCCAGATCCAAGTACTATATATCCAAATGAAGCAATTAGAAGCGTTTGTTATATTAAAAATGTGATTACTCGTCCCAATATTATCGTTGGAGATTATACTTACTATAGTGATATAAATGGTGCTGAAAACTTTCAGGAACATGTTACCCACCACTATGAATTTATAGGAGATAAACTTATTATTGGCAAGTTTTGCGCTATTGCCCAAGGAGTAGAGTTTATAATGAACGGCGCAAATCACAGAATGAACTCTGTAACTACTTATCCATTTAATATTATGGGAAACGGTTGGGAAAAGGCAATGCCATCACTTGAAGATTTAGCTCTCAAGGGAGATACCGTTATTGGCAACGATGTTTGGATAGGACAGAATGTTACTATAATGCCCGGAATCCACATAGGTGATGGAGCAATTATTGCAGCAAATTCGGTAGTTACAAAGAATGTTCCACCATATCACATTGCAGGTGGAAATCCAATTAGAATCATAAAGAAACGATTTGAGGATGAATTTATTATTTACTTATTGGAATTGAAATGGTGGGATTGGTCAGCGGAAAAGATATTTTCCAACCTGGAGATTCTTTGCAGTTCTGATTTAGATAAAATTAAATCTATCGAGAAGTAA
- a CDS encoding nitroreductase family protein, protein MSKDFLTAVADRRSFYGISKEAVVSDDRIKEVIDHAVKHTPSAFNSQSARVILLLGNHHDRLWDITKEALRKIVPADQFSSTEEKINSFKSGYGTVLFFEDNTVVESLQQQFALYKDNFPVWSQQSSGMHQFVIWTALEIEGFGASLQHYNELIETDVKKEWNIPNNWKLIAQMPFGKPIADPGEKQFQPLDERVKVFK, encoded by the coding sequence ATGTCAAAAGATTTTTTAACTGCTGTAGCAGACAGACGTTCATTTTACGGAATTAGCAAGGAAGCAGTGGTTTCAGACGATAGGATTAAAGAAGTTATAGACCATGCTGTTAAACATACTCCATCAGCATTTAACTCACAAAGTGCAAGAGTAATTCTTCTACTTGGAAATCATCACGATAGATTATGGGATATTACAAAAGAAGCTTTAAGAAAGATTGTGCCTGCGGATCAATTTAGTTCAACTGAAGAAAAAATAAATTCGTTCAAGAGTGGATATGGTACAGTATTATTCTTTGAGGATAATACTGTAGTTGAATCTCTTCAACAGCAATTTGCCCTTTATAAGGATAATTTCCCAGTATGGTCTCAGCAATCAAGCGGCATGCACCAATTTGTTATTTGGACTGCATTAGAAATTGAAGGTTTTGGAGCTTCATTACAACATTATAATGAACTTATTGAAACTGATGTGAAGAAAGAATGGAATATACCAAATAATTGGAAGCTAATTGCACAAATGCCATTTGGAAAACCTATAGCTGATCCTGGAGAAAAACAATTTCAACCTTTAGATGAGCGTGTTAAGGTATTTAAATAA
- a CDS encoding PadR family transcriptional regulator: protein MRDNAKSGALTEVTFFILLSLYTPKHGYGIMQFVEEKTQGRLVLGAGSLYGAINTLQERNWITPVDDGDGRKKEYIITKLGKQIAQGEINRLKDLINIAEKISGGEE, encoded by the coding sequence TTGAGGGATAATGCAAAAAGTGGTGCTTTAACAGAAGTAACTTTTTTTATATTACTGTCTTTATATACACCTAAACATGGATATGGAATTATGCAATTTGTGGAAGAGAAAACTCAGGGCCGATTGGTCTTAGGAGCTGGTTCGCTTTATGGCGCAATCAATACATTGCAGGAACGAAATTGGATAACTCCTGTTGACGATGGAGATGGTAGAAAAAAAGAGTATATCATTACAAAGCTTGGAAAACAAATAGCACAAGGTGAAATAAACAGGTTAAAGGATTTAATCAATATAGCTGAAAAAATTTCAGGAGGGGAAGAATAA
- a CDS encoding phosphotransferase family protein: protein MEVNKKSNLYMEVDEDILRLMVKKHFPTQSFEKYELLAGGLFNTTYKVTIAGKIYVFRIGPVNTHLLMDFEHGMMQAETYLYELLKEKGIPCQEVIVCDTSRNVIDRDYMITRFIDALPLHNEKIPQEDRPTIRIRVGHYMRMMHEITGKYFGRVSLILAGKGHDTWKDYIFNELNRIEKSCKPFGFLCESEWEDVYDLFNKYSYLFNEITTPYLNHGDLWAGNLLCAKVDGSYKLVSIIDVDRAVFGDIDYDFASGYMMSEWFVQGYGRELDMGENAQLRRKLYTVIFNLIEVYVRGAQYNEPKCCEENKLAAIKTVKELMG, encoded by the coding sequence ATGGAAGTAAATAAAAAATCCAATCTTTATATGGAAGTGGATGAAGATATCTTGAGGTTAATGGTTAAAAAGCATTTTCCAACTCAAAGTTTTGAAAAATATGAGCTTTTAGCAGGTGGGCTTTTTAATACAACCTACAAGGTGACAATCGCAGGGAAGATTTATGTTTTTAGAATTGGTCCTGTTAATACTCACCTTCTTATGGACTTTGAGCATGGTATGATGCAGGCGGAAACCTACTTGTACGAATTACTTAAAGAAAAGGGGATTCCCTGCCAAGAGGTTATAGTATGTGATACATCGCGGAATGTTATTGATAGAGATTATATGATAACCCGTTTTATTGACGCGTTGCCACTTCACAACGAAAAAATACCGCAGGAAGATCGTCCAACTATTAGAATAAGGGTTGGGCATTATATGAGAATGATGCATGAAATAACGGGTAAGTATTTTGGGAGAGTATCACTGATTTTAGCGGGTAAGGGCCACGATACCTGGAAAGATTATATTTTTAACGAACTAAACAGGATTGAAAAGAGTTGTAAGCCATTTGGATTCTTATGTGAAAGTGAATGGGAAGATGTTTATGATTTATTCAATAAGTACAGTTATCTTTTTAATGAGATAACAACTCCATATCTTAACCATGGTGATTTGTGGGCAGGGAATCTCTTATGTGCAAAAGTTGACGGGAGTTATAAGCTAGTATCAATTATAGATGTTGATAGGGCAGTTTTCGGTGACATCGACTATGACTTTGCCAGCGGTTATATGATGAGTGAATGGTTTGTGCAGGGATATGGTCGTGAGTTAGACATGGGTGAGAATGCCCAATTAAGGCGAAAGCTATATACTGTTATATTTAACTTGATTGAAGTTTATGTTAGAGGTGCGCAATACAACGAACCAAAGTGTTGTGAGGAGAATAAATTAGCAGCAATAAAGACTGTAAAAGAGCTGATGGGATAA
- a CDS encoding metallophosphoesterase family protein — protein MNKVKFAIFSDLHYEHIHDGYERLQNFITYIKNLDVDFIIQLGDFCIPKEENRFLLGMLDSLGKPHYHTIGNHDSDLLPREDVMRFFKIDSSYYSFTKEKIKFIVLDTYFIKTDNGYEAYCKKKYDKSKDIYPILPDYEFKWLNDQFNDDSEAYIIFSHHSFENDFAKRGVYNRAEVRDLINSVNSKGKKVLLCVNGHNHGDSLKKIGQTYYFGLNSMSHIWFGPQYEHFCYSNDIHKKYPFLKDLVLYKDGLFAIVTISEDYGIEIEGMNGAYQNISPKDIGIEGTWNGRSVLPRVSSLKVE, from the coding sequence ATGAATAAAGTCAAATTTGCAATATTTAGTGACTTGCATTATGAACATATACATGATGGCTATGAAAGGCTCCAAAATTTCATAACTTATATAAAAAATTTAGATGTTGATTTTATCATTCAGCTAGGAGATTTTTGTATTCCCAAGGAAGAAAACAGATTTTTGCTTGGTATGCTTGATAGCTTAGGGAAGCCGCATTATCATACAATTGGTAATCATGACTCGGATTTACTACCAAGAGAAGATGTTATGAGATTTTTTAAAATTGACAGTAGCTACTATTCATTTACCAAGGAAAAGATAAAGTTTATTGTATTAGATACCTATTTTATAAAAACAGACAATGGATATGAAGCTTATTGTAAAAAGAAATATGATAAATCAAAAGATATATATCCGATTCTACCTGATTACGAATTCAAATGGCTGAATGACCAATTTAATGATGATAGTGAAGCATATATTATCTTTTCACATCATAGTTTTGAAAATGATTTTGCTAAAAGAGGCGTTTATAACAGGGCTGAAGTAAGGGATCTAATTAATAGTGTGAACTCTAAAGGCAAAAAAGTTCTTCTGTGTGTGAATGGGCATAATCACGGAGATTCTCTCAAAAAAATAGGACAAACGTACTACTTTGGACTTAATTCTATGTCGCATATATGGTTTGGTCCTCAATATGAACATTTCTGCTACTCAAATGATATTCACAAGAAATATCCTTTTCTAAAGGACTTAGTACTATATAAGGATGGATTATTCGCTATTGTTACTATTTCTGAAGATTATGGTATCGAAATTGAAGGAATGAATGGAGCTTATCAGAATATCTCGCCAAAAGATATAGGAATTGAAGGCACTTGGAATGGACGGTCTGTACTGCCTAGAGTATCTTCTTTAAAGGTGGAATAA
- a CDS encoding GNAT family N-acetyltransferase — protein MRKENIMLIRLAKIDDEEKISRLIAQFRVELKQLKGIKSTPKIDQAKEEFKEYIEAKYPVFVAEDDNNELLAYLVCRIDGSVAWAESLFVSDSARRKGIASKLYKEAEKIANELGGDTVYNWVHPNNDKMITFLSKMGYDVLNLIEIRKPWKNETLTQKIRVGYHEYRY, from the coding sequence TTGAGAAAGGAAAATATAATGCTTATACGTTTAGCTAAAATTGATGATGAAGAAAAAATATCAAGATTGATAGCACAGTTTAGAGTGGAATTAAAGCAATTAAAAGGAATTAAATCAACACCTAAAATAGACCAAGCAAAGGAAGAATTCAAAGAATATATTGAGGCAAAATATCCTGTTTTTGTGGCTGAAGATGATAATAATGAGCTGTTAGCTTACTTAGTTTGCAGAATTGATGGCAGCGTGGCTTGGGCAGAATCTCTCTTTGTGTCTGATAGTGCAAGGAGAAAAGGTATAGCTTCGAAATTATACAAAGAGGCAGAAAAAATAGCAAATGAATTGGGGGGAGATACGGTTTATAACTGGGTACATCCTAACAACGACAAAATGATAACATTTTTATCTAAAATGGGTTATGATGTTTTAAATCTGATTGAAATAAGAAAGCCTTGGAAGAATGAAACATTAACTCAAAAAATACGTGTGGGATATCACGAGTATAGATATTAA